From a region of the Narcine bancroftii isolate sNarBan1 chromosome 5, sNarBan1.hap1, whole genome shotgun sequence genome:
- the LOC138764135 gene encoding BTB/POZ domain-containing protein KCTD6 isoform X1: MDNGDWGQMMGDPVTLNVGGHLYSTSISTLTRYPDSMLGVMFRGDFPTAKDSQGNYFIDRDGPLFRYILNFLRTADLILPHGFKEIDLLRKEADFYQIEPLIHCLNDPKPLYSLDTFEEVVELSSTRKLSKYSNPVAVIITQLTITTKVYALLEGISNYFTKWNKHMMDTRDFQVSFTFGPCDYHQEVSLRVYLMEYIAKQGFTIRMTRVHHMSERANENTVEHNWTFCRLARKTDE; encoded by the exons ATGGACAATGGAGACTGGGGCCAGATG ATGGGTGACCCAGTCACTCTTAATGTTGGAGGACATTTGTATTCAACATCAATTTCCACACTAACAAGGTACCCAGATTCCATGTTAGGTGTAATGTTCAGGGGAGATTTCCCCACTGCTAAAGACTCCCAAGGAAATTATTTCATTGATAGAGATGGGCCACTCTTCAGATACATCTTGAATTTTTTAAGGACAGCAGATTTAATACTACCTCATGGTTTTAAAGAAATTGATCTTTTGAGAAAGGAGGCTGATTTTTATCAGATAGAACCTTTGATTCACTGTCTGAATGACCCCAAGCCCCTTTATTCATTAGATACCTTTGAAGAGGTGGTGGAACTCTCTAGCACACGCAAACTTTCCAAATATTCCAATCCAGTTGCGGTGATAATAACGCAACTGACGATCACAACAAAAGTGTATGCGCTGTTGGAGGGCATCTCAAACTATTTCACAAAATGGAACAAACACATGATGGATACGAGAGACTTTCAGGTGTCGTTCACATTTGGACCCTGTGACTATCACCAAGAGGTTTCTCTTCGTGTATATCTGATGGAATACATCGCAAAGCAGGGCTTTACTATTAGAATGACGAGGGTGCATCACATGAGCGAGCGAGCAAATGAAAACACCGTGGAACACAACTGGACTTTTTGT
- the LOC138764135 gene encoding BTB/POZ domain-containing protein KCTD6 isoform X2, whose product MGDPVTLNVGGHLYSTSISTLTRYPDSMLGVMFRGDFPTAKDSQGNYFIDRDGPLFRYILNFLRTADLILPHGFKEIDLLRKEADFYQIEPLIHCLNDPKPLYSLDTFEEVVELSSTRKLSKYSNPVAVIITQLTITTKVYALLEGISNYFTKWNKHMMDTRDFQVSFTFGPCDYHQEVSLRVYLMEYIAKQGFTIRMTRVHHMSERANENTVEHNWTFCRLARKTDE is encoded by the coding sequence ATGGGTGACCCAGTCACTCTTAATGTTGGAGGACATTTGTATTCAACATCAATTTCCACACTAACAAGGTACCCAGATTCCATGTTAGGTGTAATGTTCAGGGGAGATTTCCCCACTGCTAAAGACTCCCAAGGAAATTATTTCATTGATAGAGATGGGCCACTCTTCAGATACATCTTGAATTTTTTAAGGACAGCAGATTTAATACTACCTCATGGTTTTAAAGAAATTGATCTTTTGAGAAAGGAGGCTGATTTTTATCAGATAGAACCTTTGATTCACTGTCTGAATGACCCCAAGCCCCTTTATTCATTAGATACCTTTGAAGAGGTGGTGGAACTCTCTAGCACACGCAAACTTTCCAAATATTCCAATCCAGTTGCGGTGATAATAACGCAACTGACGATCACAACAAAAGTGTATGCGCTGTTGGAGGGCATCTCAAACTATTTCACAAAATGGAACAAACACATGATGGATACGAGAGACTTTCAGGTGTCGTTCACATTTGGACCCTGTGACTATCACCAAGAGGTTTCTCTTCGTGTATATCTGATGGAATACATCGCAAAGCAGGGCTTTACTATTAGAATGACGAGGGTGCATCACATGAGCGAGCGAGCAAATGAAAACACCGTGGAACACAACTGGACTTTTTGT
- the pdhb gene encoding pyruvate dehydrogenase E1 component subunit beta, mitochondrial has translation MAALRALFRGGKSIPGLRTRRQFHLTAPATAQLTVRDALTQALDEEIERDETVFLLGEEVAQYDGAYKVSRGLWKKWGDKRIIDTPISEMGFAGIAVGAAMGGLRPICEFMTFNFSMQAIDQVINSAAKTYYMSGGFVPVPVVFRGPNGSSAGVAAQHSQCFAAWYSHCPGLKVVSPWSAEDAKGLLKSAIRDDNPVVFLENELMYGVPFEVSEETQSKDFVIPIGKAKIEKTGTNITLVAHSKSVGNCMDAAVALAKEGIDCEVINMRTIRPLDIETIENSVVKTNHLITVEGGWPQFGVGAEVCARIMEGPAFNYLDAPVVRVTGADIPMPYAKILEDNSIPQIKDIIFTVKKILHV, from the exons ATGGCGGCGCTGAGGGCTCTGTTTCGCGGTGGAAAG AGTATCCCGGGCCTGCGGACACGGAGACAGTTTCACCTGACGGCGCCCGCCACTGCTCAG TTGACTGTTCGCGATGCTCTGACCCAGGCCTTAGATGAAGAAATTGAGAGAGATGAAACTGTTTTTCTTTTGGGAGAAGAGGTAGCACAATATGATGGTGCTTACAAG GTAAGTCGTGGATTGTGGAAGAAGTGGGGAGATAAGCGAATCATAGACACTCCAATCTCAGAG ATGGGCTTTGCAGGAATTGCAGTTGGTGCTGCCATG GGTGGCTTGAGGCCCATCTGTGAATTCATGACCTTCAACTTCTCAATGCAAGCAATTGACCAAGTTATCAATTCTGCGGCCAAAACATACTACATGTCTGGAGGTTTTGTGCCTGTTCCTGTTGTCTTCAGAGGTCCAAATGGTTCTTCAGCTGGAGTGGCAGCTCAGCATTCACAGTGCTTTGCAGCATGGTACAGCCACTGTCCTGGATTGAAAGTGGTTAGTCCTTGGAGTGCTGAAGATGCAAAGGGCTTGTTGAAATCTGCCATTCGAGATGATAATCCTg TTGTGTTTCTGGAAAATGAACTGATGTACGGTGTGCCCTTCGAAGTATCTGAGGAAACCCAGTCGAAAGACTTCGTTATTCCAATAGGAAAAGCCAAAATAGAAAAAACAG GAACGAATATCACCTTGGTTGCACACTCCAAAAGTGTGGGCAATTGCATGGATGCAGCTGTTGCTCTTGCAAAGGAAGGTATTGATTGTGAG GTCATTAATATGCGTACTATCAGACCCTTGGACATTGAAACTATCGAAAATAGTGTGGTGAAGACCAATCACTTGATAACAGTTGAGGGTGGTTGGCCACAATTTGGAGTGGGTGCTGAAGTCTGTGCCAGAATCATGGAAG GCCCGGCATTTAATTACCTGGACGCCCCAGTTGTGCGAGTTACTGGTGCAGATATCCCTATGCCTTATGCAAAGATCTTGGAAGATAACAGCATACCTCAGATTAAAGATATTATCTTTACAGTCAAGAAGATACTCCATGTGTAA